TGAGGGTGAGGGAGGCGAAGAGGAGGGCGAGGACGGTGAGCGGGAGGTACTCGATGCGCCAGAGGCGCGTTGGTTCGGAGTGGCGTCGGGCGAACAGGCCGATGAGGAGGATCAGGTGGGCGAGAGTCAGGAGCGCGAGGGCGACCCAGAGGTTCAGGAGGAGGTGGTGATCAAGTGCGGGGCCGTGGGCACTGGCGTCTGCAGGCAACAGCCATGGACTGTGGATTGCGGCGCGATCGATCCAGAGGCTGGGAAGACAGGCGCTCGTAAGGCGGGAGCAGATCACCTATGCAGGATAGCGTGTCCGCGAGGTGAGAGGAGAGGGGTGCCTCAGCCTAGCTTTCCCAGGAGGAAGGCGTAGAGGACGACGACGAGAATGGCCGCGACCACTCCGACGAGAAGAGGGGCGAGCATATTGATGTCGATTGTGTTGGCTGCGCCGTCGAGCTGCTTCCTGTTGCCTTTGAAGAGGAGGAATTGCGCTTCGGATCTTCCTGACTCGAGAGTATCCGTTTGGATGGGCCTGGAACTCATATGTGGAAATGTTAGTTACGAAGGCATAAATAAGTCATAAAGATTCGGCCGTGGAACAGGTGGGCGGCGTGGGTTTTAAGGACCTATGTCCTTAGGGAGTCTGCGCTGAGTTGATTTTGAACGAGTTGGAGGAAGAGCTGGTGGACGCGGGGGTCGTGGCCGAGTTCCGGGTGAAAGGTGGCGGCGAGGAGGTTGCCCTGGCGGACGAGGACGGGGAAATCGTCGCGGGTGGCAAGGGTTTCGACCTCCGGGCCCACGCGGGTGATGCGGGGTGCGCGGATGAAGACCATCTCAAGGGGAGCGCCGGGCAGTTTGGTGGGGGCGGTAAGGATGGTGGAGTCCAACTGGCGGCCGTAGGCGTTGCGTTCAATGGTGATGTCGAGGGCGGCGAGGGAGATCTGAGGGGGATTTTGGACGTCATTGGCGAGGAGAATGGCTCCGGCGCAGGTGCCGAA
This Tunturibacter gelidoferens DNA region includes the following protein-coding sequences:
- the pdxT gene encoding pyridoxal 5'-phosphate synthase glutaminase subunit PdxT, with protein sequence MTEQSSPQHRPPAIGILALQGAYEAHAKILATLEVTTRLIRTPDQLFTPDHRPSIDGLIIPGGESTTMLKFLERNGFLDSLTTFVRTVPTFGTCAGAILLANDVQNPPQISLAALDITIERNAYGRQLDSTILTAPTKLPGAPLEMVFIRAPRITRVGPEVETLATRDDFPVLVRQGNLLAATFHPELGHDPRVHQLFLQLVQNQLSADSLRT